A portion of the Streptococcus urinalis 2285-97 genome contains these proteins:
- a CDS encoding DUF3173 family protein — MIATVTKDDLVALGFSEGTSRSIIRKGKHLLVQRGFYVYDNKRIGTIPATIAEELLDLKLTSKV, encoded by the coding sequence ATGATAGCAACCGTAACAAAAGATGATTTAGTAGCCTTAGGCTTTTCAGAAGGAACGTCACGTTCTATTATTCGTAAGGGAAAACACCTTCTCGTTCAACGTGGATTCTATGTTTATGATAATAAACGTATTGGAACCATACCTGCAACAATTGCGGAGGAATTATTAGATTTAAAATTAACCTCTAAGGTATAG